The nucleotide sequence GCCGGAAAACTGTATAGTTATGGGGAGGGTGTATTTCAAGCAGTAAGATTTGCTAAGCCAAACTAATCCTCGAAATATGAAAACAGTAGTAACGGCGGTCGCACTGTGGTTAGCAGTGGCTACCGTGGGTGCCCAGGCCCAGTCCGGTACAAATGCAAAAAGCTCCTCATTGCGGAGTACGACCGGCTCGGCGAAGCCTTCGGGCCAGAGCGGAACCGCGGGTAAGAGCAATGGCCTGCAACAATCAAATAAAGGAGGCTCTACATCCGGCCAAACGTCGGGCGGGCTGGGGAGTATCGGCAATCAACGAGGCAGCACATCGGGTCAGGGTACATCGAATGGCAGCAGCCAGTCGGGCAGTAAGACGAAAAACCGCTCTACGGGCACGAAGGGCAACCCGTAATCTCCGATGAACAGCCATTGAACAGCAGAGCGACGTTTAGAGGACGCGGCCCCGAAACAGTCGGGGCCGTCCTTGTGTTTGACACCCGACGACCTTGCGCCGGTAACGAATAGAGACATGTATGCCCCCTATCGGCCAATAGCCACGCACCACCAGAAACGCACTAAACCTCTTCAGTATGGAACAAACCCGCGATAGTATTAAGGACATTTGGGGTGAGCGAACCCCTTATGAAGGCCATTGGCCAGTCCGAGTCGATGAACTGACCGAAGAAGCGCCTGACCGTTGGGTACAATCCGCCTGTGTATTATGCTCCAATGGCTGCGGCATGGACATTGGCGTAAAAGACGGTCGGATTGTGGGCGTGCGCGGTCGGGCCGTCGATGCCGTCAACCACGGGCGGCTTGGGCCTAAAGGCCTGCAAGGCTGGATGGCTAACAACAGCCCCGACCGACTCACCAGGCCCCTGATACGTCGCAACGGCAAACTGGAAGAGGCCAGTTGGGATGAGGCTATGGACCTGATTGTTCGGCGCTCCAACGATATTATCAGTAAGAAAACATCGCTGGGTATTGGCTTCTATACAAGTGGTCAGCTCTTTCTGGAGGAATACTATACGTTGGCCGTTCTGGGAAAGGCAGGTCTGGGGACACCTCATATGGATGGAAACACGCGTCTGTGCACGGATACGGCCGCAGCCGCGCTGAAAGTTTCGTTTGGGTCCGATGGACAACCCGGCTCCTATACCGACCTCGATACGACAGAAGCCATCCTGCACGTAGGCCACAACATAGCCTCTCAGCAAACCGTCCTGTGGACGCGGATTCTGGACCGCCTGGCCGGTGAAAATCCGCCTAAACTGGTAGTCATTGATCCCCGCGAAACCTTTACGGCGATGAAAGCAACGGTGCACCTGGTACCCAGGGTCGGCACGAACGTTCCGATTATGAACGGCCTGCTAAATTTGATTATCCAGGCAGGACACATTAACCCGGACTATATCGACGCACACACGGTTGGCTTTGAAGAGTTAAAACAGCTAGTTTCGCAATGGTCGCCGGAGCGTGTTGAAGCGATTTCGGGTGTACCGGCTACGAAGCTTAGGGAAGCGGCTCGAATTCTGGGAACGGCGAAAACACTGGTTTCTACGATTCTGCAGGGCGTTTATCAGTCCATGCAGGCCACGGCTGCTGCTGTACAGGTCAATAACCTGCATCTGATTCGCGGCCTGATTGGACATACAGGCAGTGGCATCTACCAGATGAACGGTCAGCCCACGGCGCAGAACACGCGCGAATGCGGAGCGGATGGCGACCTGCCCGGTTTCAGGAACTGGGGCAATCCGGAGCATATCGAACAACTTGCCCGGCTCTGGAACGTAGATTCCAACATCATTCCGCACTGGTCGCCCCCGACCCACGCCATGCAGATCTGGCGTTACGCCGAAAAAGGCTCCATCAATCTGCTGTGGATTAGCGGGACCAACCCGGCCGTTTCGCTGCCGCAACTGGAGCGTGTCCGTTCAATTCTGCAGCAGGAAAATCTGTTCGTTGTTGTGCAGGATGCGTTTATGACCGAAACCGCGCAGTATGCCGACGTCGTGTTACCCGCGGCTATCTGGGGCGAAAAAACCGGCACATTTACCAATGTGGACCGGACCGTTCACATCTCACACAAGGCCGTTGACCCACCTGGCGAAGCGAAACCAGATTTCGAGATTTTCCTGGACTACGCCCGACGGATGGATTTTCGGGATAAAGATGGTGCCCCGCTCATCAAGTGGAAAACGCCCGAAGAATGCTTTGAAGCGTGGAAAGAATGTACCCGCGGTCGCCCCTGCGATTATACAGGCATGAGTTACGCCAAACTGAGCGAAGGCAGCGGGATTCAGTGGCCCTGCAATGAACAGTATCCTGACGGCAAACCGCATCTGTACGAGGACGGAGTTTTCAATACCAGTATTGACTACTGCGAGACCTATGGCCACGATCTGGTGACGGGAGCGGCTGCTACCAAAGAGGAGTACAAGGCCAAAGACCCGAAGGGTAAAGCGTTCCTTAAAGGTGCGGACTATGAACCTCCGCATGAAGAACCCGATGAGGAGTTTCCACTCTGGCTCACTACGGGTCGGCTGGTGTATCATTTTCATACCCGAACCAAAACGGGCCGATCCCGACAGCTCAACGAAGCCGCCCCGGACGCGTTTGTGCAGGTATCCGACGAAGACGCGGCCCGTTACGGTCTGAAAACCGGCGATCTGGTTGAAGTGGCCTCCCGACGGGGTAAGGTTGTTGAGCCGGTACTGGTGGGTGATATTGAGCCTGGGCTGGTGTTTATTCCATTTCATTACGGTTACTGGGATGACCCCGGCCGCAAACGGGCGGCCAATGAGCTGACCCTAACCGAATGGGATGCTGTCAGTAAACAGCCTCACTATAAATATGCGGCCGTCCGTATCCGTAAAATCTAACCCAAACCTCAGCTATGCATATCGGTAACTACATTGCACTGGCTCATCACAGCGAACAGGAACTAACCAAGGCGTTCAGACAGGTGGCAGAACACCATAAGGACGAACCGGATATTGAACAGATCTGCCAGTTGTTGGCTACCTGGTCGGAGAAGCACGTAAACGAGCTAAAGACGTTCATTGAGCGCTATTCGGAAGAGAACAGCAACGAGCCGGAGCGCCTGACACAGTCTCTTTTTGAAGAACCCCGCAGCGGGGGGGGTGCCCTGCTGCGGGATCTGCACGATTTGTGGCTGATGGCCAACGAAGCCGAACTGTGCTGGATTGTGCTCTCACAGGCGGCACAGGGGCTGCACGATAAGAAGCTGGAAGCTGCTTGCGCCCGGTTTCGGGACGATACGAAACGGCAGCTGGCCTTTCTGCTGACCCGCATCAAGGTAGCCGCTCCACAAACCCTGATCGCAGCCGACTAGCCGGTGGCTCCTGACTGATTCGTCAAATTGCTGTGCCGGTTTACGCTCTACTGAAATTCACAGCAGAGCTGTACTTTATGATCATGAAGTTTAGCTCCAAGATAAAAGCGGGGATTCAGACGCTGTATCCTGCCTACTTTGCGCTGGTCATGGCTACGGGTATTGTGTCGACCGGGGCGCATCTGTGCCATCTGTCGCTGATCAGCAGTGTGTTGTTCTAGATGAACAACGTGGAATATGGGGTACTAATCATCCTGCTGAGCATTCGGCTCGTTGGCTATTTTCCGGCTCTAAGGGCTGATCTGGCTTCTTATGAAAAAGGAGCGGGGTTTTTCACCGTCGTGGCGGGTTCCTGTATTCTGGGAACCCAGTATGGCCTGGTTAAGCAAAACTATCTGCCAGCAACCCTTCTCTGGCTAGTTGCCTTGGTGTTATGGCTGCTCCTGTTCTATTCCTTTTTAACGCTTGTTATTACGCAAACAGAAAAGCCGCCCGTCGAAAAAAGCATT is from Spirosoma taeanense and encodes:
- a CDS encoding molybdopterin oxidoreductase family protein; the protein is MEQTRDSIKDIWGERTPYEGHWPVRVDELTEEAPDRWVQSACVLCSNGCGMDIGVKDGRIVGVRGRAVDAVNHGRLGPKGLQGWMANNSPDRLTRPLIRRNGKLEEASWDEAMDLIVRRSNDIISKKTSLGIGFYTSGQLFLEEYYTLAVLGKAGLGTPHMDGNTRLCTDTAAAALKVSFGSDGQPGSYTDLDTTEAILHVGHNIASQQTVLWTRILDRLAGENPPKLVVIDPRETFTAMKATVHLVPRVGTNVPIMNGLLNLIIQAGHINPDYIDAHTVGFEELKQLVSQWSPERVEAISGVPATKLREAARILGTAKTLVSTILQGVYQSMQATAAAVQVNNLHLIRGLIGHTGSGIYQMNGQPTAQNTRECGADGDLPGFRNWGNPEHIEQLARLWNVDSNIIPHWSPPTHAMQIWRYAEKGSINLLWISGTNPAVSLPQLERVRSILQQENLFVVVQDAFMTETAQYADVVLPAAIWGEKTGTFTNVDRTVHISHKAVDPPGEAKPDFEIFLDYARRMDFRDKDGAPLIKWKTPEECFEAWKECTRGRPCDYTGMSYAKLSEGSGIQWPCNEQYPDGKPHLYEDGVFNTSIDYCETYGHDLVTGAAATKEEYKAKDPKGKAFLKGADYEPPHEEPDEEFPLWLTTGRLVYHFHTRTKTGRSRQLNEAAPDAFVQVSDEDAARYGLKTGDLVEVASRRGKVVEPVLVGDIEPGLVFIPFHYGYWDDPGRKRAANELTLTEWDAVSKQPHYKYAAVRIRKI
- a CDS encoding molybdopterin oxidoreductase; translated protein: MHIGNYIALAHHSEQELTKAFRQVAEHHKDEPDIEQICQLLATWSEKHVNELKTFIERYSEENSNEPERLTQSLFEEPRSGGGALLRDLHDLWLMANEAELCWIVLSQAAQGLHDKKLEAACARFRDDTKRQLAFLLTRIKVAAPQTLIAAD